In Fimbriimonadales bacterium, a genomic segment contains:
- the mgtE gene encoding magnesium transporter, producing MFEEATPDKAKRLEELLEQGRLDDAGAMLATAHPSDAAFLITELPSRLRASALLLVDKSKAAEIVEELPDDVREAAIGALSPEDAAAILGEMYTDEEVDVLQGLKPEKAEAILEKLREKEAAEMRELMVYPEDTVGGLMQKEYIAIPSTFTAAETVRYLRANANIFLDFPASYLYAVNEEGKFLGVVTLRSLLLCEGNTPIEKIMEKEPVYLLASDPAEEAVKAFDKYHYIALPVVDEEHKLIGVVLQEDAFEYAQKEGEEEMMRASGILGGEEVREMPLLVRVVNRLFWLGAKVLLNLVPASVVAAHEHTLRDLPLLAILLPITSDLGGGAGSQSTAVTIRELARERLQPKEYFEVFLKELPLGFLNGVILGTMTGVVMGLWKNNLSFGVLAAFAISLNTLLAAILGGTLPLFLKRIQADPATAAMPLLTTITDTIGFWLVLGFAVPVMRLIG from the coding sequence ATGTTCGAAGAAGCGACCCCTGATAAAGCAAAACGACTCGAAGAGTTGCTCGAACAAGGGCGCCTGGACGATGCGGGTGCTATGCTCGCTACTGCGCATCCGAGCGATGCTGCATTTCTCATAACGGAACTCCCGAGCAGATTACGCGCAAGTGCGCTCTTATTGGTAGACAAAAGCAAAGCCGCAGAAATCGTAGAAGAACTCCCCGACGATGTTCGCGAAGCGGCAATAGGAGCGTTGAGCCCAGAAGACGCAGCCGCAATCCTCGGGGAAATGTACACCGACGAAGAAGTAGACGTTCTCCAAGGTCTAAAACCCGAAAAAGCAGAGGCGATTCTCGAAAAACTTCGCGAAAAAGAAGCCGCCGAAATGCGCGAACTGATGGTTTATCCCGAAGACACTGTCGGCGGTTTGATGCAAAAAGAATATATCGCAATCCCCTCTACGTTTACAGCCGCAGAAACCGTACGTTACCTTCGAGCAAATGCGAATATCTTCTTGGATTTTCCAGCCAGTTATCTTTACGCTGTCAATGAGGAGGGCAAGTTTTTAGGTGTCGTCACTTTGCGCTCGCTCCTCCTTTGTGAAGGTAACACGCCAATAGAAAAAATTATGGAGAAAGAACCCGTTTACCTTTTAGCCAGCGACCCAGCAGAAGAAGCTGTGAAAGCCTTCGACAAATATCATTACATCGCACTTCCCGTTGTAGACGAAGAACACAAACTCATCGGAGTCGTTTTGCAAGAAGACGCTTTCGAATATGCGCAAAAAGAAGGCGAAGAAGAGATGATGCGTGCAAGCGGAATCTTAGGGGGGGAAGAAGTGCGTGAAATGCCGCTTCTCGTGCGTGTAGTCAACAGGTTGTTTTGGTTAGGTGCCAAGGTCTTGCTGAATCTCGTCCCTGCGAGCGTAGTAGCCGCGCATGAACATACTCTTAGAGATTTGCCTTTGCTTGCAATCCTACTGCCCATTACTTCCGACTTGGGAGGGGGGGCGGGTAGCCAATCTACCGCAGTCACGATCCGCGAACTTGCAAGAGAACGCCTTCAGCCTAAAGAATATTTCGAAGTCTTCCTCAAAGAACTTCCCCTCGGGTTTTTAAATGGCGTTATCTTAGGCACCATGACCGGTGTCGTGATGGGGCTTTGGAAAAATAATCTCTCTTTCGGGGTCTTGGCGGCATTTGCAATCTCGCTCAACACTTTATTAGCAGCAATTCTCGGCGGGACTCTCCCTCTGTTTCTCAAACGAATTCAAGCAGATCCAGCAACCGCCGCAATGCCACTTCTGACTACCATTACAGACACCATCGGTTTTTGGTTAGTTCTCGGTTTTGCTGTGCCTGTTATGCGCCTCATCGGGTAG
- the prmA gene encoding 50S ribosomal protein L11 methyltransferase, producing MPRFWICVKGEFKRVPQEWSLIHEIFRKYGCNGTLEEENPPAMTGYLLEEENVNEKIADLGRELLDNGAKAVHFSRIAEEDWAEAWKEFFKPRELGKKFFIVPSWEETIEIPEGRKKIVLDPGQAFGTGEHDTTRLCLEFMEEIVNPGDVVCDIGTGSGILAIAASLLGAGKVYATEKDGVAYLAAKENFLRNGADVELFQTDSIPDEIPTCNVIVSNLYSELLISFAPKVASKLVANGYWIISGVIADSWGKVEQAITAENMRLVDKREREGWIAALFQKSN from the coding sequence TTGCCGCGTTTTTGGATTTGCGTAAAGGGGGAATTCAAGCGAGTTCCGCAAGAATGGTCGTTGATTCACGAGATTTTTCGTAAATATGGTTGTAATGGCACTTTGGAAGAAGAAAATCCTCCAGCGATGACGGGTTATCTTCTCGAAGAAGAAAATGTGAATGAGAAAATTGCGGATTTAGGCAGAGAATTATTGGACAACGGAGCGAAAGCGGTTCATTTTTCTCGTATCGCCGAAGAGGATTGGGCAGAAGCATGGAAAGAATTTTTCAAGCCACGTGAACTCGGGAAAAAGTTTTTCATAGTGCCGAGTTGGGAAGAGACAATAGAAATTCCCGAAGGGCGCAAGAAAATCGTCCTCGACCCGGGACAAGCATTCGGAACAGGTGAGCACGATACGACACGTTTGTGTTTGGAATTCATGGAAGAGATCGTAAATCCGGGAGATGTCGTTTGCGATATAGGTACGGGCAGTGGAATACTCGCGATCGCGGCATCGTTACTGGGAGCAGGGAAGGTGTATGCAACTGAAAAGGATGGGGTTGCATATCTTGCGGCAAAAGAAAATTTCTTAAGAAATGGAGCTGACGTCGAACTTTTTCAAACAGACAGCATCCCTGATGAAATTCCCACGTGCAATGTGATTGTTTCGAATTTATATTCTGAATTATTGATAAGTTTTGCACCGAAAGTCGCCTCGAAACTCGTCGCGAATGGTTATTGGATAATTTCCGGAGTTATCGCGGATTCGTGGGGAAAGGTCGAGCAGGCGATAACGGCTGAGAACATGCGATTGGTTGACAAAAGAGAACGAGAAGGGTGGATTGCTGCGCTATTTCAAAAATCAAATTGA
- the dnaJ gene encoding molecular chaperone DnaJ, translating to MPEKDYYALLGVPRDASPDEIKAAFRRLARKYHPDVNRDDPNAEEKFKQIGEAYAVLSDPSKRTQYDRYGVVSDGMAGGFDFTGSISEIFEMFFGATAGARKGTRARDGRDLQVDVLVTLKEVVTGTSKILDLQRMETCTECNGTGAAKGAQPIACRDCGGTGVVMHITNTLMGQIRRAMTCPHCSGQGEIIEEKCKRCKGKMLEKRHARVEVEIPPGVDNGTLLHLPYQGDDGLYGGRPGDLYVAVRVKDDPRFIRDERGLLTYVEVTFPQAALGTTLKIDGIDEELELKIPPGTQPSQEFRLQGKGLPKIGSKERGDLRVRVIVNVPKKLTEEQKRLLEEFQKSLEGQAREESSSFLHTLKESFKKRG from the coding sequence ATGCCGGAAAAGGACTATTACGCCCTATTAGGCGTACCTCGAGACGCCTCTCCCGACGAAATCAAGGCTGCTTTTAGAAGACTCGCAAGGAAGTATCACCCGGACGTAAACCGGGATGACCCTAATGCGGAGGAGAAATTCAAGCAGATCGGGGAGGCGTACGCGGTTCTGAGTGACCCGTCGAAACGCACCCAATACGACCGTTACGGGGTCGTTTCAGATGGAATGGCGGGGGGATTCGATTTTACTGGGAGCATCTCCGAGATTTTCGAGATGTTTTTTGGAGCCACTGCAGGAGCACGCAAAGGTACACGCGCGCGGGATGGCAGGGACCTTCAAGTAGACGTTTTAGTTACCCTGAAGGAAGTCGTTACCGGGACTTCTAAAATCCTCGATTTGCAAAGAATGGAAACCTGCACCGAATGTAACGGAACAGGGGCAGCGAAAGGAGCACAACCCATAGCGTGTAGAGATTGCGGCGGTACAGGGGTCGTCATGCACATAACGAACACTTTGATGGGGCAAATTCGCCGAGCAATGACATGTCCGCATTGTTCAGGACAAGGAGAGATAATCGAAGAAAAATGCAAGCGATGCAAAGGGAAAATGTTGGAAAAGCGTCATGCACGTGTCGAGGTGGAAATCCCTCCTGGTGTGGATAACGGGACATTACTGCATCTTCCTTATCAAGGCGACGATGGCTTGTACGGAGGACGTCCAGGCGATTTGTATGTTGCGGTGCGTGTCAAAGACGACCCGAGATTCATTCGTGACGAAAGAGGCTTGCTTACTTATGTCGAGGTTACGTTTCCACAAGCGGCACTGGGAACGACACTGAAAATTGATGGCATAGACGAAGAACTGGAATTGAAAATTCCTCCGGGAACACAGCCTTCACAAGAATTTCGACTTCAAGGAAAAGGATTGCCAAAAATCGGCAGCAAAGAGAGGGGGGACCTTCGCGTTCGAGTTATCGTGAACGTTCCGAAGAAACTTACTGAAGAACAGAAAAGACTATTAGAAGAATTTCAAAAATCGCTCGAAGGTCAAGCTCGAGAAGAATCGAGTAGTTTTTTGCATACGCTCAAAGAGTCTTTTAAAAAACGGGGATAG
- a CDS encoding thiamine pyrophosphate-dependent dehydrogenase E1 component subunit alpha: MNQKSTVIPSEEEVKTEEDKERKAKPILPRNSLTREDHLEILRQIYLARYFDVRLIKEKRRGRLRGTLYSSQNQEAILVGTLYGLRSDDWISPVHRDMPAFFLKDMRSGWDNPERKGMSIAQVCAQVWGKATAPGRAKDNWSHIGSVPLGIIPSTSMLASTIPVACGVAYDFKLRNHDGVVLTYNGEGSTARGDFHEGLNLAAIHDLAVIVVVENNQWAYGTPVELECPTEDVADRARGYNIPGLVADGQDVLDVYDKTMWCVERARKGLGPSIIECKTYRAFGHGDHDDQRADRYRSKEEIERGRRRDPIAVYKTYLVENGILSEEEAKRYSPEGKHAIQVTDEDFPPEVVEAVRKGVEFAIASPLPEPEEAFKHVFVEE, from the coding sequence TTGAACCAAAAATCTACGGTTATTCCATCCGAGGAAGAAGTTAAAACCGAAGAAGATAAAGAACGAAAAGCCAAACCCATTCTTCCACGCAATTCTCTTACGCGGGAAGATCACCTTGAAATCCTCCGGCAAATTTATTTAGCAAGATATTTCGATGTGCGGTTGATTAAAGAAAAACGTCGAGGTCGTTTGCGAGGAACGCTCTACTCTTCACAGAATCAAGAAGCGATACTCGTCGGAACTCTATATGGATTGCGCTCCGATGATTGGATTTCACCGGTGCATAGAGATATGCCTGCATTTTTCTTGAAAGACATGCGCTCGGGCTGGGACAATCCTGAACGCAAAGGAATGAGCATCGCGCAAGTTTGTGCGCAAGTGTGGGGAAAAGCTACTGCTCCGGGGCGCGCTAAGGATAATTGGTCGCACATCGGAAGCGTCCCTTTGGGAATCATTCCTTCTACGAGCATGCTCGCCAGCACGATTCCAGTCGCTTGCGGAGTTGCTTATGATTTCAAATTGCGAAATCATGACGGAGTCGTTTTGACTTACAACGGCGAAGGCTCTACAGCGAGAGGAGATTTTCATGAAGGATTGAACCTCGCGGCAATTCACGATTTAGCGGTTATCGTCGTGGTAGAAAACAATCAATGGGCTTATGGAACGCCTGTAGAATTGGAGTGCCCAACGGAAGATGTCGCTGACCGCGCGCGAGGTTATAACATTCCCGGATTGGTCGCTGATGGGCAAGACGTTTTAGATGTTTACGATAAAACGATGTGGTGTGTGGAAAGAGCGAGAAAAGGCTTAGGACCTTCGATTATCGAATGCAAAACGTATCGTGCTTTCGGTCATGGTGACCACGATGACCAAAGAGCCGACCGTTATCGAAGCAAAGAAGAAATCGAAAGGGGCAGACGACGCGACCCCATTGCGGTTTACAAAACGTATCTGGTCGAAAACGGCATTCTATCGGAAGAAGAAGCAAAACGTTACTCACCAGAAGGAAAGCACGCGATACAAGTTACCGACGAGGATTTCCCCCCCGAAGTCGTAGAAGCGGTTCGCAAAGGAGTCGAATTTGCGATAGCTTCTCCTCTTCCCGAACCCGAAGAAGCGTTCAAACACGTTTTTGTTGAGGAATGA
- a CDS encoding glycosyltransferase → MSSPRVSVIIPSYNHEKYIKECIESVLTQTYSDTEILVIDDASKDNTPEILKGYENGIRLILHDTNRGTYKVLNEGLSLAKGEYCAILNSDDVWLPKKLELQVHLMDAHPEYVFCHTYGKFIDQNGKEIPGRPMGFEFPRVPSGDILPRLVTNNCVIASSVLLRVEIARTVCGFDESFRNLGDWDMWLRLAEQGEVGFVDEVLTLYRVHGENTIYQKETTRKEEIRIREALLSKKDELLRKSSQPREMRHALAHTAACLGTLYSITGKPREARQVYLEALRLYPLRAKTWLRYLLTFAPLWVRQRTL, encoded by the coding sequence ATGAGCAGTCCACGTGTATCCGTAATCATCCCCAGTTACAATCACGAAAAATACATCAAAGAATGTATAGAGTCGGTTCTAACGCAAACCTACAGCGACACAGAAATTCTGGTAATCGATGATGCGAGCAAAGACAACACTCCCGAAATTCTAAAAGGTTACGAAAATGGGATTCGTCTCATTCTTCATGACACGAATCGAGGTACGTATAAAGTTCTCAACGAAGGTTTGTCTCTTGCAAAAGGAGAATATTGCGCGATATTAAATAGCGACGACGTTTGGCTTCCCAAAAAACTCGAACTTCAAGTTCATTTAATGGATGCTCATCCGGAATATGTTTTCTGTCATACCTATGGAAAATTCATAGACCAAAATGGAAAGGAAATCCCAGGACGTCCTATGGGTTTCGAATTTCCTCGCGTTCCATCAGGCGACATTCTTCCTCGCTTAGTGACGAACAACTGCGTTATTGCGAGTTCTGTTCTTCTGCGAGTGGAAATTGCTCGAACGGTTTGTGGTTTCGATGAGAGTTTCCGAAATTTAGGAGATTGGGATATGTGGCTGCGGCTGGCTGAACAAGGTGAAGTCGGATTCGTAGACGAAGTTCTCACCCTGTATCGGGTGCATGGCGAAAATACGATTTATCAAAAGGAAACAACCCGAAAAGAAGAAATCCGCATCCGAGAAGCGCTTCTCTCTAAAAAAGATGAATTGCTGCGCAAATCCTCCCAACCTCGAGAAATGCGTCATGCCCTAGCCCATACAGCGGCGTGTTTAGGCACCTTGTATTCCATCACAGGTAAGCCTCGTGAAGCGCGACAGGTGTACCTCGAGGCGCTTCGGCTCTATCCTCTCCGTGCAAAAACGTGGTTGCGCTATCTTCTCACCTTTGCCCCTCTCTGGGTACGCCAAAGGACTCTCTGA
- a CDS encoding dihydrolipoamide acetyltransferase family protein: protein MATEIIMPELGESVHEITVSRWLKKIGDPVKEDEPIVEIMTDKVNTELQAPTSGVLVKILVPEGQNARVFQPLGLIGEPSEIEGETPQPTTAQPTKVAEEKPAAKADVEEKPAARIEIPPAKEEVKVTVETAPPPSEDGKRWYSPVVRAMAKQHQISDAELATIRGTGSGGRVTRKDLEQYIATREKARPPVEAPPPAAPTVPQPVQPTPKPTPGVEQEVITLIGLRKAIADAMTKAHTIPSVSTVTSVDVSKLVEFRKANKESFQQMYGVRLTYTPFFIKAATETLLEFPMLNSYYSDEGKLVMNHSVHMGVAVALGGGDEGLIVPVIRDCHKKNLVEIAKDLEEISAKARENKLALADVQGATFSLTNPGSYGALFGTPMIPPYQGGILGTYAIHETPVAIDGMITVRPMMYLVLTYDHRIIDGMLAGRFLQAIKKRLEEFAFFR, encoded by the coding sequence ATGGCAACTGAAATCATCATGCCCGAATTGGGTGAAAGTGTTCACGAAATCACGGTAAGCCGATGGTTGAAGAAAATCGGCGACCCTGTCAAGGAAGACGAACCTATCGTTGAAATCATGACGGATAAAGTGAACACGGAACTTCAAGCCCCTACAAGTGGTGTTCTCGTCAAGATTCTCGTACCCGAGGGACAGAACGCACGTGTATTTCAACCACTCGGTCTCATAGGCGAACCAAGCGAAATCGAAGGTGAAACGCCGCAACCCACTACCGCACAACCGACTAAAGTAGCAGAGGAAAAGCCTGCAGCAAAAGCAGATGTAGAAGAAAAACCCGCGGCGAGGATAGAGATTCCTCCCGCTAAAGAGGAAGTAAAAGTTACCGTAGAGACAGCCCCCCCTCCATCGGAAGATGGAAAACGCTGGTATTCGCCCGTCGTTCGTGCGATGGCGAAACAGCATCAAATTTCCGATGCCGAGTTAGCTACGATACGAGGCACTGGCTCGGGAGGACGAGTAACACGAAAAGACCTCGAGCAATATATCGCTACCCGTGAAAAAGCGCGGCCGCCCGTAGAAGCGCCCCCCCCTGCCGCTCCTACAGTTCCACAACCCGTCCAACCCACACCTAAACCCACACCGGGTGTAGAACAGGAAGTCATCACGCTCATAGGATTGAGAAAAGCAATCGCGGATGCGATGACGAAGGCGCATACCATCCCCTCCGTTTCTACCGTTACCTCGGTAGACGTGAGCAAACTAGTCGAATTTCGAAAAGCGAACAAAGAATCCTTTCAACAAATGTACGGGGTTCGATTGACGTACACTCCCTTTTTCATCAAAGCGGCAACGGAAACTCTCCTGGAATTTCCCATGTTGAATAGTTACTATTCCGACGAAGGAAAACTCGTTATGAATCATAGCGTTCATATGGGAGTTGCTGTCGCACTCGGTGGGGGCGATGAAGGACTCATTGTGCCAGTGATTCGAGATTGTCATAAAAAGAATCTCGTGGAAATAGCGAAAGACCTCGAAGAAATTTCTGCAAAAGCGCGTGAAAACAAACTTGCCCTCGCTGACGTGCAAGGAGCAACGTTTTCCTTGACGAATCCCGGTAGTTACGGAGCGCTTTTCGGAACGCCGATGATTCCGCCGTATCAGGGGGGGATTCTCGGAACCTATGCGATTCACGAAACCCCGGTCGCCATTGACGGAATGATAACGGTTCGACCGATGATGTATTTAGTGCTCACTTACGACCATCGCATCATCGATGGGATGCTCGCGGGGCGTTTCTTGCAAGCGATTAAAAAACGCCTCGAAGAATTCGCCTTTTTCCGCTAA
- a CDS encoding ABC-2 family transporter protein, with amino-acid sequence MMQTLFRKWRAIFVVWLKDSLAYRANMFIWILSDTIPVIVMPLVFMAAMPEGGNIRGFSAGGFVFYYLTMLLLTNFITSHMMWDMAYEIREGKFTVYLLRPISHFQASFLQNFTWRILRLVMFIPLGVVYILLYRNHLHSMQPYLGWEAWAAIVLGHFVSFLFIYAMAMIALFLEEVHNIFALYYIPMLFLSGQLFPIDLLPSWAILLSRVFPFYYTTALPTEIIVGRVSPEVAHGLIALQLAWCVGLALSARVLWRWGLKHYTAVGM; translated from the coding sequence ATGATGCAAACCTTATTTCGAAAATGGCGTGCGATTTTTGTGGTGTGGCTAAAAGATAGCCTCGCCTATCGCGCAAATATGTTTATTTGGATATTGAGCGATACGATTCCCGTTATCGTTATGCCGCTCGTTTTCATGGCGGCGATGCCTGAAGGGGGAAATATTCGCGGTTTTTCTGCAGGGGGTTTCGTTTTTTACTACTTGACGATGCTGTTGCTCACGAATTTCATCACGAGCCATATGATGTGGGACATGGCGTACGAGATTCGGGAAGGAAAATTCACGGTTTATCTTTTAAGACCGATTAGCCATTTCCAAGCATCATTTTTGCAGAATTTTACGTGGCGGATATTAAGGCTGGTTATGTTCATTCCGCTCGGTGTGGTTTATATATTGCTTTACAGGAATCATCTCCATTCTATGCAGCCGTATTTAGGTTGGGAGGCTTGGGCTGCAATCGTTTTAGGTCATTTCGTGAGTTTTTTGTTTATCTACGCAATGGCGATGATTGCGCTTTTTTTGGAAGAGGTGCATAACATATTCGCATTGTATTACATCCCGATGTTGTTTTTATCCGGGCAGTTGTTTCCCATAGATTTGTTGCCCTCGTGGGCGATTTTGCTTTCGAGGGTCTTTCCTTTTTATTACACGACAGCCCTTCCTACGGAAATCATCGTGGGACGAGTGTCTCCAGAAGTTGCTCATGGGTTGATTGCATTGCAGCTTGCGTGGTGTGTGGGGCTCGCCTTGAGTGCGAGAGTTTTATGGAGGTGGGGACTGAAGCATTACACGGCAGTGGGGATGTGA
- a CDS encoding alpha-ketoacid dehydrogenase subunit beta, with product MSVVAAEETTKVNYLTALRNVLHEEMERFPDMVCIGEDIGILGGAFGVTEGMRDKFGPDRVLDTPISESAIVGMAIGLAMTGRIVMAEMQFIDFISCGFDQIVNNAATMCYRTNGEVPLPIVIRGPSGGYGGGGPYHSQQNEAWFAHSPGLKVVIPSTPSDAAGLLRASLRDPNPVIFYEVKELYRKREIEEPIPPGEWIVPLGKAAIRREGTDLTLISYGNPLYLCLQAAELLQEREGINAEVIDLRTLVPLDKETILNSVKKTNRVVVVNEAPKTCGFAAEVVAIINEHVFEYLDAPVLRVTRADTPVPWVQPLELAVLPSVDKIYDTCIKVAKF from the coding sequence ATGAGTGTTGTTGCGGCAGAAGAAACTACAAAAGTAAATTATCTTACCGCTCTTCGAAACGTCTTGCATGAAGAGATGGAACGTTTTCCGGATATGGTATGCATCGGAGAGGACATCGGCATATTAGGGGGGGCTTTCGGAGTTACGGAAGGCATGCGCGATAAATTCGGGCCAGATAGAGTTTTGGATACGCCTATCAGCGAATCCGCTATCGTGGGGATGGCAATCGGACTCGCGATGACCGGAAGAATCGTCATGGCAGAGATGCAGTTCATCGATTTCATTTCTTGTGGTTTCGACCAAATCGTGAACAATGCCGCAACGATGTGCTATCGCACGAACGGAGAAGTCCCGCTTCCTATCGTAATTCGTGGCCCGAGCGGCGGATATGGGGGGGGTGGTCCCTATCACAGCCAGCAAAACGAGGCTTGGTTCGCGCATAGTCCAGGTCTGAAAGTCGTCATACCCAGCACACCGTCGGATGCCGCGGGTCTTTTGCGCGCTTCGCTCAGAGACCCAAATCCCGTAATCTTTTACGAAGTAAAAGAACTTTATCGCAAACGCGAAATCGAAGAACCTATCCCCCCCGGTGAGTGGATAGTGCCTTTAGGAAAAGCCGCAATCCGACGCGAAGGGACAGACCTTACACTCATTTCTTATGGGAATCCACTCTATCTTTGTTTGCAAGCAGCCGAACTATTGCAAGAACGTGAAGGCATAAATGCGGAAGTCATCGATTTGCGCACACTGGTTCCTTTGGATAAAGAAACCATCCTCAATTCCGTGAAAAAGACGAATCGCGTAGTGGTGGTCAACGAAGCACCGAAAACATGCGGTTTCGCTGCAGAAGTCGTAGCAATTATCAATGAACATGTTTTCGAATATCTCGACGCTCCTGTGCTTCGAGTAACACGAGCAGACACACCTGTGCCTTGGGTTCAGCCCTTAGAACTTGCCGTACTGCCGAGTGTAGATAAAATCTACGACACATGCATAAAAGTGGCAAAATTCTGA
- the rpoZ gene encoding DNA-directed RNA polymerase subunit omega produces the protein MALYPKRQLLDKFDNKFVLVNLAAKRATQLYKDKAPILVEASPDEHPLTIALEEIATQAVIPVFAEEAPTLVGKAERREVLELPGADHIDALISELLGETEEQSEVEIEAETFQELSHPMETPELELEALREDSESANFSISELALEEEEMKMEEEEFLESESLEESEE, from the coding sequence GTGGCTCTTTATCCAAAACGACAACTCCTCGATAAATTCGATAACAAATTCGTGCTCGTCAACCTCGCGGCGAAGCGCGCGACTCAACTTTATAAAGATAAGGCTCCCATTCTGGTCGAAGCCTCCCCTGATGAACACCCGCTCACCATTGCATTGGAAGAAATAGCGACACAGGCTGTCATACCGGTCTTTGCTGAAGAGGCCCCGACTCTTGTAGGGAAGGCAGAAAGGCGAGAAGTGCTCGAATTACCCGGCGCCGACCACATCGATGCTCTTATTTCTGAACTTTTAGGGGAGACCGAAGAGCAATCCGAAGTCGAGATTGAAGCGGAAACTTTTCAAGAACTCTCTCACCCGATGGAAACTCCCGAGTTAGAACTCGAAGCATTGCGGGAAGATAGCGAAAGCGCAAATTTCTCTATTTCCGAATTAGCGCTCGAGGAAGAAGAGATGAAAATGGAAGAGGAGGAGTTTTTAGAGAGCGAAAGCCTGGAAGAGTCTGAAGAATAA